The following proteins come from a genomic window of Edaphobacter sp. 4G125:
- the fahA gene encoding fumarylacetoacetase produces the protein MAKQSSWVSESWIASANDPDADFPLTHLPYGAFKVTEGQHLCVAIGSSLVDLYQCAQFGLFPKALIEPCCQPVLNPLMSLGTTSWMFLRDTLTNLLRQDAPSKVQKVVETALYPISEAVLLNPVNIPNYTDFYASIHHAYRVGELFRPDQPLLPNYKYVPIAYHGRASSIITSNTSVARPRGQLRPGTVGEPPAFLPTNALDFELELAFYVGQSNLLGSPILIDRAQQYIFGLSLLNDWSARDIQAWEYQPLGPFLGKNFATTISPWITPIAALVPFRSPASLRQSADPQPLPYLTSSEDQKSGAFDITLEAYLLTPAMREQRIAPFRIGQSNSQGLYWTVAQMIAHHTSNGCNLQVGDVIATGTISGRDLSAAGCLLELTKNGRNPLLLPTGETRVFLQDNDEVILRGSCARLGYPRIGLGECCGKIISPHSVD, from the coding sequence ATGGCCAAGCAAAGCTCTTGGGTATCAGAAAGTTGGATCGCGTCAGCCAATGATCCTGATGCTGACTTCCCACTTACGCATCTTCCATATGGGGCGTTCAAGGTGACAGAGGGGCAGCACCTCTGCGTAGCGATTGGTTCATCCCTTGTCGATCTTTATCAATGCGCTCAATTCGGTCTGTTTCCAAAAGCACTTATTGAACCCTGTTGTCAGCCTGTCCTTAATCCCTTGATGAGTTTGGGGACAACTTCCTGGATGTTTCTTCGGGATACGCTGACGAATCTGCTTCGACAAGACGCTCCTTCCAAAGTTCAGAAAGTGGTGGAAACCGCTCTTTATCCCATAAGCGAAGCTGTTTTACTAAACCCGGTTAACATCCCAAACTATACTGACTTTTATGCATCGATTCATCATGCATATCGTGTAGGGGAACTCTTTCGCCCTGATCAACCACTTCTTCCAAACTATAAGTACGTCCCGATCGCTTACCACGGAAGGGCCTCCTCGATCATCACAAGCAACACTTCAGTCGCTCGCCCCAGAGGGCAGTTGCGGCCCGGTACCGTTGGCGAACCACCCGCATTCTTGCCGACAAATGCCCTGGACTTTGAGCTGGAATTGGCTTTTTATGTGGGACAATCGAATCTCCTTGGTTCTCCAATTCTGATCGATCGGGCGCAGCAATATATCTTTGGCCTCTCTCTGCTGAACGATTGGTCTGCTCGAGACATTCAAGCGTGGGAGTATCAGCCACTTGGTCCATTTTTAGGGAAGAATTTTGCGACAACGATCTCTCCGTGGATCACTCCTATTGCAGCTCTTGTACCATTTCGTTCTCCGGCGTCTTTACGCCAAAGCGCTGATCCCCAGCCATTGCCGTATCTCACTTCCTCCGAAGATCAGAAAAGCGGAGCGTTCGACATTACCTTGGAAGCATATTTGCTGACTCCTGCTATGCGTGAACAAAGAATTGCACCATTTCGAATCGGCCAGTCGAACTCGCAGGGTCTCTATTGGACAGTCGCTCAGATGATTGCTCATCACACCAGTAATGGTTGCAATCTCCAGGTGGGCGATGTTATCGCTACTGGCACAATCTCTGGTCGTGACCTCTCTGCGGCAGGATGCTTGCTTGAACTGACCAAAAACGGAAGGAACCCCTTGCTCCTGCCGACAGGAGAGACGCGAGTGTTCCTTCAAGATAATGACGAAGTGATTCTGCGCGGTTCCTGCGCGCGTTTGGGGTACCCTCGTATCGGCTTGGGAGAGTGTTGCGGAAAGATCATCTCTCCGCATTCTGTCGACTAG
- a CDS encoding efflux RND transporter permease subunit translates to MFVDFFIRRPIFATVCALLIVLAGAVVIPSLPISLYPQLAPPQVVVTSNYIGANSQIVESAVTIPLETSINGVEGMRYMSSTSSNDGTSQITITFRTGYDLSIAAVDVQNRVASAQGRLPATVNATGITITKANSNFVFAAGVFSRDGKYSQEFISNYLDVYVKDALKRVPGVGDVLIFGERKYAMRIWLDPAKLAARGLTALDVTNALSEQNVEVAAGQLGRPPADNAQEYQMAVRVVGRLSDPQQFENIILKNSPTNGGLVLLKDVGRAEVGAESYDTSLKFSGGDAVGIGVQQLSNANALEVDKECKAVLKELSKSFPPGLEYIVAFDTTTVIGDNVTDVVHTLIEAIVIVILVIYFFLQDWRATIIPAATIPVSLVGTFAFIKIFDFSINSLTLFGIVLATGLVVDDAIVVIENVQRHIHEQHCDSHRATSDAMAEVTSAVIATSLVLISVFIPVSFFPGTTGILYKQFSLTIAFSIAISAFNALTLSPALAAILLRPERAHGGLLGLFEKGLQKVISGYAYLVTHVVRMKTVMLLLFAAGLAGTVYMYNHVPTAFVPTEDQNYFINLVQAPPGASLAYTTELADRAADVIRKNDDVFGTFSVMGFSLAGGSSPNSGVIFAPLKPIEERGKKGPGHSAHDIVAELAPKLMQIPGGIVAAFEPPAIQGIGSVGGFQFMLQDQGRNTFEDIDRVAHTMVGQSRDPKSGLVGLYTPYTANDPQLFVTIDREKAKSIGVPLEQVTSALGTYMGSSYVNDFDFNNRSYRVYVQADQEFRRNSKDLRQFYVRSNSGQMIPLDNLVSIKETSGPQVIYHYNIFRSAEIDGGAAPGLSSGQGLQKMQELFEKNKMQGMMFSWTGLALEEIESSGKAAIIFGLGLLVVYLTLAAQYESWVLPFIILLAVPMAVLGALGLVSARGLVNDVYVQIGLVMLIGLSAKNSILIVEFAEQQIEHGKSVLEAAIVAAELRLRPILMTSIAFILGVLPLYFATGAGALGRHSVGTAIVGGMVLSTFLNLFFIPVLYVVVKSILVRFSSRPKSRQDGCDDDETALEQQQVTINQ, encoded by the coding sequence TTGTTTGTCGATTTCTTTATTCGCCGTCCGATCTTCGCGACAGTCTGCGCATTGCTTATTGTTCTTGCAGGCGCAGTTGTTATTCCATCGCTCCCCATCTCTCTCTATCCCCAGCTAGCGCCGCCTCAGGTTGTGGTGACCAGCAACTATATTGGTGCCAACTCGCAGATTGTAGAGTCTGCTGTCACAATTCCGCTCGAGACCTCCATCAATGGTGTTGAGGGGATGCGGTACATGAGCTCTACGAGCTCAAACGACGGTACTTCGCAAATTACGATTACCTTCCGTACTGGGTACGATCTTTCCATTGCTGCAGTTGACGTGCAGAATCGTGTCGCCTCAGCACAGGGACGCCTTCCTGCAACTGTAAATGCAACAGGTATTACCATCACCAAGGCGAACAGCAACTTCGTCTTTGCCGCGGGCGTGTTTTCTCGTGATGGCAAATACTCGCAAGAATTTATTTCGAACTATCTGGATGTATACGTCAAAGATGCACTAAAGCGCGTGCCAGGCGTGGGCGACGTTCTCATCTTCGGTGAGCGCAAATATGCAATGCGCATTTGGCTAGACCCGGCTAAACTAGCAGCCCGTGGCCTTACGGCGCTGGATGTGACGAATGCTCTTTCAGAGCAGAACGTTGAAGTAGCTGCGGGTCAACTTGGACGTCCTCCTGCTGATAACGCGCAAGAATATCAGATGGCCGTTCGAGTCGTCGGACGCCTCTCGGACCCGCAGCAGTTTGAAAACATCATTCTCAAAAACTCTCCGACCAATGGCGGGCTCGTTCTCCTCAAAGATGTTGGTCGTGCCGAGGTTGGAGCAGAGAGTTATGACACCAGCCTGAAGTTTTCTGGCGGTGATGCCGTCGGAATTGGTGTACAGCAGCTTTCAAACGCAAATGCGCTTGAAGTCGACAAAGAGTGCAAAGCAGTTCTAAAAGAGCTCTCCAAGTCTTTTCCTCCAGGCTTGGAGTATATTGTTGCTTTTGATACGACGACTGTGATCGGCGACAACGTCACAGACGTCGTCCATACTCTTATTGAAGCGATCGTCATCGTTATCCTGGTCATCTATTTCTTTCTTCAGGATTGGCGAGCTACGATCATTCCTGCGGCGACGATACCCGTTTCGCTGGTCGGAACTTTTGCCTTCATTAAGATCTTTGACTTCTCCATCAATTCACTGACGCTCTTCGGTATTGTTCTTGCGACAGGACTGGTCGTTGACGACGCTATCGTCGTCATCGAAAACGTACAGCGTCATATTCATGAGCAGCATTGCGACAGCCATCGAGCTACCTCTGATGCGATGGCCGAGGTCACCAGTGCAGTTATCGCAACTTCACTAGTGCTCATCTCAGTATTCATTCCGGTCAGCTTCTTCCCGGGGACAACGGGCATCCTCTACAAACAATTCTCACTAACGATCGCATTCTCGATTGCGATTTCAGCCTTCAATGCTCTTACGTTGTCTCCCGCATTGGCTGCGATTCTGCTCAGGCCCGAGCGGGCTCACGGTGGCCTCCTCGGCCTGTTTGAAAAGGGGCTCCAAAAGGTTATCTCTGGATATGCCTATCTCGTGACTCACGTGGTCAGGATGAAAACCGTGATGCTCCTGCTTTTTGCGGCGGGTCTTGCAGGCACGGTCTATATGTATAACCACGTGCCGACGGCTTTTGTCCCTACAGAAGACCAGAATTACTTCATTAACTTGGTGCAGGCCCCTCCCGGAGCTTCGCTAGCTTATACGACCGAATTGGCAGATCGTGCAGCAGATGTTATCCGGAAGAACGATGATGTTTTTGGAACGTTCTCCGTTATGGGATTTTCGCTCGCTGGTGGAAGCTCTCCAAATTCAGGCGTGATTTTTGCTCCTCTCAAGCCCATCGAAGAGCGGGGTAAGAAGGGTCCAGGGCATTCAGCCCACGACATCGTGGCCGAACTGGCTCCAAAGTTGATGCAAATTCCTGGTGGTATTGTCGCTGCCTTCGAACCGCCTGCCATTCAAGGTATCGGTTCGGTCGGTGGATTCCAGTTCATGTTGCAGGACCAGGGGCGCAACACATTTGAAGACATCGATCGGGTAGCCCATACGATGGTCGGTCAAAGCCGTGATCCAAAGTCGGGACTTGTTGGCTTATATACTCCGTACACCGCCAATGATCCGCAGCTCTTTGTAACCATCGATCGCGAGAAAGCAAAGTCGATTGGTGTGCCACTGGAACAGGTAACCTCCGCCCTAGGCACTTACATGGGTTCCAGTTACGTCAATGATTTTGATTTCAATAATCGTTCCTATCGTGTCTATGTACAGGCGGATCAAGAATTCCGACGTAATTCCAAGGACCTGCGACAGTTCTACGTACGTTCCAACAGTGGACAAATGATCCCGCTTGATAATCTGGTCTCGATTAAAGAGACGTCTGGACCGCAGGTTATCTATCACTACAACATCTTCCGTTCTGCAGAAATCGACGGTGGAGCGGCTCCAGGGTTGAGTTCAGGGCAAGGCCTTCAGAAGATGCAGGAGCTCTTCGAAAAGAACAAGATGCAGGGCATGATGTTCTCATGGACTGGTCTTGCGCTTGAAGAAATTGAATCCAGCGGTAAGGCTGCAATCATCTTTGGGCTCGGTCTGTTAGTGGTCTACCTGACACTTGCAGCCCAGTATGAGAGCTGGGTCCTCCCGTTTATTATTCTGCTGGCCGTTCCAATGGCTGTTCTCGGTGCTCTAGGGTTGGTTAGTGCCAGAGGACTGGTCAATGATGTCTATGTACAGATCGGCTTAGTCATGCTGATTGGACTCTCAGCGAAAAACTCGATTCTTATCGTGGAATTTGCTGAGCAGCAGATCGAACATGGCAAATCGGTCCTTGAAGCGGCGATCGTTGCTGCCGAACTTCGTCTGCGCCCGATTTTGATGACATCCATTGCCTTTATCTTGGGTGTATTACCGTTGTATTTTGCCACGGGTGCTGGTGCTCTCGGACGTCACTCGGTTGGTACTGCCATTGTTGGTGGCATGGTGCTCTCCACCTTCCTGAATCTGTTCTTCATTCCTGTTCTTTATGTCGTTGTAAAGAGCATCCTGGTTCGCTTCAGTTCTCGCCCGAAGTCTCGTCAGGATGGTTGTGACGACGATGAAACGGCGCTGGAGCAACAGCAGGTGACGATCAATCAGTAG
- a CDS encoding efflux RND transporter periplasmic adaptor subunit, with amino-acid sequence MSETRSSNFKVIRWSLLCAAFSFSLIGCNHQEKVAAAPAQAMPVKVAAVDLSPVPASDTYVSTIKGRRSATMQPQVDGNLTRILVKSGDVVKAGQLLMQIDPLKQAATVQSQQGTQAQKKALYDYNKIQLERQRKLYEAGVVSRDAFDQATQAYENSKADYEANSALTSTQQQQLAYYQIRAPFSGVVGDIPVHVGDYVSPTTLLTTVDENIDLEAYIYIPTERAAQIRTGLPVNIIDADGTSLVKTSINFLSPQVDNGLQSILAKAPIPRGTKGLRTQQLVKARVTWNSKPAPVIPVLAVTRIGGQTFVFVAAPKDGGYSAHQIPVTLGEPIGNTYPVLEGLQAGDKVIVSGLQFLQEGVPVQPMG; translated from the coding sequence TTGTCCGAGACTCGATCTTCCAATTTCAAGGTTATCCGCTGGTCTTTGCTCTGCGCGGCCTTTTCCTTTTCCCTTATTGGTTGCAACCATCAGGAAAAAGTTGCGGCGGCTCCTGCTCAGGCGATGCCCGTAAAAGTGGCTGCCGTGGATCTTTCCCCCGTTCCCGCGTCGGACACGTACGTTTCGACAATTAAGGGGCGCCGTTCCGCTACGATGCAGCCACAGGTGGATGGCAATCTTACCCGCATTCTGGTCAAGTCGGGAGATGTCGTCAAGGCTGGCCAGCTTCTGATGCAGATCGATCCCCTGAAGCAGGCGGCGACCGTGCAATCGCAACAGGGAACTCAGGCGCAGAAAAAAGCGCTGTACGATTACAACAAAATTCAGCTGGAGCGTCAGAGGAAGCTCTACGAAGCAGGAGTAGTCTCTCGGGATGCTTTCGATCAAGCGACCCAGGCATATGAAAATTCAAAAGCCGATTATGAAGCCAACTCCGCGTTGACATCGACCCAGCAGCAACAGCTCGCGTATTACCAGATCCGAGCTCCGTTTTCTGGTGTAGTGGGAGACATTCCTGTTCATGTGGGAGATTACGTTTCTCCCACGACCTTGCTGACAACTGTTGACGAAAATATCGATCTCGAGGCGTACATCTATATCCCCACAGAACGAGCTGCCCAGATTCGCACAGGGTTACCCGTCAATATTATCGATGCGGATGGTACGAGCCTGGTAAAAACATCGATTAACTTCCTTTCCCCGCAGGTAGATAATGGTCTCCAGAGTATTCTGGCGAAGGCGCCAATTCCGCGCGGGACTAAAGGGCTTCGTACCCAACAGTTGGTCAAGGCTAGGGTTACCTGGAATTCTAAGCCTGCTCCGGTGATTCCGGTACTTGCTGTCACCCGCATTGGTGGACAGACCTTCGTCTTTGTTGCTGCACCGAAAGATGGAGGGTACTCAGCCCATCAGATTCCTGTAACGCTGGGTGAGCCCATTGGGAATACCTATCCTGTTCTGGAGGGTCTCCAGGCAGGGGATAAAGTGATCGTTTCAGGACTGCAATTCCTCCAGGAGGGTGTTCCTGTTCAGCCCATGGGCTAA
- a CDS encoding queuosine precursor transporter — protein MARYKYLDALTTAFVVILLVSNLVAQKVCQIGPFAVSGAVLLFPITYIFGDVFTEVYGFAASRRAIWLGFWGTVLLYTVGKLTIMLPPAPGWQNQQAFETVFGFIPRILAASLAAFWAGEFANSYTMARLKLLTQGRMLWTRTIGSTIIGQAVDTTLVVFMTFGGIVPISVIGNMIATSYFLKVGYEVLATPLTYGVIHFLKKAEGVDVFDWHENFNPFSFSQGSNTEE, from the coding sequence ATGGCTCGCTATAAATACCTTGATGCGCTTACAACCGCTTTTGTAGTCATTCTATTGGTTTCGAACCTGGTGGCCCAAAAGGTTTGCCAGATCGGTCCATTTGCCGTGAGCGGGGCAGTTCTTCTCTTTCCGATTACCTATATTTTCGGTGACGTCTTCACGGAGGTCTATGGATTTGCAGCCTCCCGGCGAGCGATCTGGTTAGGGTTTTGGGGAACCGTACTGCTCTATACCGTGGGAAAACTTACGATTATGCTTCCTCCTGCTCCTGGTTGGCAAAATCAGCAGGCATTTGAAACAGTCTTTGGTTTTATTCCGAGGATTCTTGCTGCCAGCCTAGCTGCATTCTGGGCAGGAGAGTTTGCCAATTCGTACACTATGGCACGTTTGAAACTCTTAACCCAGGGACGAATGTTATGGACCCGAACCATCGGTTCGACCATCATCGGGCAAGCTGTCGACACGACGCTTGTCGTTTTTATGACTTTTGGAGGGATTGTTCCTATCTCGGTGATAGGGAATATGATAGCGACGAGCTATTTTCTTAAGGTTGGCTATGAAGTTCTTGCTACCCCCTTAACCTATGGAGTGATTCACTTTCTCAAAAAAGCAGAAGGAGTTGATGTTTTTGATTGGCATGAAAATTTCAACCCTTTTTCTTTTTCCCAGGGATCAAACACAGAAGAGTAG
- a CDS encoding RHS repeat-associated core domain-containing protein, translated as MIRTDQANGNVLDSSDSANGNWTYQYDHLNRLTTATNSQAKLTLSWTYDAFGNRISQSASGSGSAPQVTFNVDNNNRIDGSTGIVYDAAGNVILDNLGTPYTYDAEGRISSSGTGGATKYLYDPEGRLIYESGPTGVQMRRYTLDGQPLMNASPKNQPYKADYRVYTDGEFLGPFQDSTFYWAGKDWLGTKRFESRGAGDFASGSYADPKNYTSLPFGDALNAIGKDPIHFTGKERDSESGLDNFGARYFGSTMGRFMSPDFTGDGSDPFPVPSADFENPQSLNLYSYVHNNPLTNTDPDGHDCVVQTRTSETTENVSVSSGNCDNVKIGDGQTKTYIAGTVDVGSITGNGAGGINVGYTPYAGGGDAGVASLNGAPVPDNPGLAYNWGNNAQGYQMLGAADKAVTYATIGATIAYGGVGAAIAGGEIAAGTAAARSGIIFRLAHGMRIAVGHSQVLAEQGAIKNAIATAIASGAIQKLGGSAFQGVVQVAGTFIRFTGAFTANGVVVSNVMGQALQK; from the coding sequence GTGATTCGCACGGATCAGGCGAATGGCAATGTCCTTGATTCTTCTGACAGCGCGAACGGAAACTGGACTTATCAGTATGATCACCTGAACCGGCTGACAACAGCTACCAATAGCCAGGCAAAGCTGACACTTTCTTGGACATACGATGCATTTGGAAATCGTATTTCTCAGAGCGCATCGGGCTCCGGATCAGCTCCTCAGGTTACCTTCAATGTTGATAACAATAACCGAATCGATGGTTCGACGGGGATTGTTTACGATGCTGCCGGAAACGTCATCCTCGACAATTTGGGGACTCCATACACTTATGATGCCGAGGGGAGAATAAGCTCTTCTGGAACTGGAGGCGCAACCAAGTACCTCTATGATCCCGAAGGAAGGCTAATCTATGAAAGCGGCCCAACTGGAGTTCAAATGAGGCGATATACTCTCGACGGGCAACCGCTCATGAACGCTTCTCCTAAAAACCAACCTTATAAGGCAGATTACCGGGTCTATACGGATGGTGAATTCCTCGGTCCATTTCAGGACTCGACGTTTTATTGGGCAGGCAAAGACTGGTTAGGCACCAAACGTTTCGAGAGCCGTGGCGCAGGTGATTTTGCCAGTGGCTCCTACGCTGACCCGAAGAACTATACGAGTCTTCCGTTTGGGGATGCATTGAATGCCATCGGCAAAGATCCGATCCACTTTACTGGCAAAGAACGTGACTCCGAATCAGGTCTAGATAACTTCGGCGCTAGGTACTTTGGAAGTACGATGGGAAGGTTCATGTCCCCGGATTTCACGGGGGACGGCAGCGATCCTTTCCCTGTTCCGAGTGCGGATTTCGAGAACCCTCAGAGCCTCAATCTTTACAGCTATGTGCATAACAATCCGCTGACGAACACCGATCCTGATGGGCACGATTGCGTGGTGCAAACGCGAACGAGCGAAACGACGGAGAACGTCTCGGTTTCGTCGGGAAACTGCGACAACGTGAAAATCGGTGATGGGCAGACCAAGACCTATATCGCTGGCACGGTGGATGTGGGTTCTATCACCGGCAATGGTGCTGGCGGAATCAACGTGGGGTATACGCCTTACGCTGGCGGTGGGGATGCAGGAGTTGCTTCGCTAAATGGAGCGCCGGTCCCGGACAATCCCGGTCTCGCCTACAACTGGGGCAATAACGCGCAGGGCTATCAAATGCTGGGCGCTGCGGACAAGGCGGTAACGTATGCCACTATCGGAGCGACAATCGCATACGGCGGAGTCGGCGCTGCAATAGCAGGAGGCGAGATCGCTGCTGGAACTGCGGCAGCTCGCAGCGGAATCATCTTCAGGCTGGCCCACGGAATGCGAATAGCTGTGGGACACTCTCAAGTGCTGGCAGAACAAGGAGCGATCAAGAACGCCATCGCAACCGCTATAGCCTCTGGCGCGATCCAAAAGCTGGGTGGGTCTGCGTTCCAAGGCGTTGTGCAAGTGGCCGGGACGTTCATCCGGTTCACCGGTGCGTTCACTGCAAATGGAGTGGTCGTCTCGAACGTCATGGGCCAAGCCCTACAGAAATGA
- a CDS encoding universal stress protein: MSIIGKSFGILIESVIFATDFSPASKGAAIYASNLAVYFHLNLIVTHCFSLSQAALEVEVETGKHRSKQRTDLENLLKNTALVLPSGEGKSEAILLEGDPHEVVPALAYERSPALVVLGTHGRNAVDRLLLGSVAESILRRFNGPALTVGPHVSAVLSKQLSFRRILYATDGYPESVHAAPFAVAFAEAYGIEIDVLHVVRSDQIDHPDRLHEIQQRFYSALDATVPLHAKEFCDPRSFVEVGEAQDRILKHIDERKIDLLVLGLKRNSHFGMENRTKGAFPIIAMASCAVLTIADGSI; this comes from the coding sequence ATGTCAATTATCGGAAAGAGTTTTGGCATCTTGATCGAATCGGTCATATTTGCTACTGATTTTTCACCCGCATCAAAGGGAGCAGCCATCTATGCATCTAATTTGGCTGTATATTTTCATCTCAATCTTATCGTTACTCACTGCTTTAGTTTGTCCCAGGCTGCTTTGGAAGTGGAGGTCGAGACCGGCAAACACCGAAGTAAACAACGTACAGACCTCGAGAATCTATTAAAAAATACGGCGTTAGTTTTACCCAGCGGAGAAGGGAAATCGGAGGCCATCCTCCTTGAAGGGGATCCTCACGAAGTTGTTCCTGCGCTTGCCTATGAGCGATCACCCGCTCTAGTGGTGCTAGGAACTCACGGACGTAACGCAGTTGACCGACTGCTTCTGGGATCTGTGGCAGAAAGCATACTTCGCCGTTTCAATGGCCCTGCTTTGACTGTCGGACCTCATGTTAGTGCGGTTCTGAGCAAGCAGCTATCTTTTCGGCGGATACTCTATGCCACTGATGGTTACCCTGAAAGTGTCCATGCTGCACCATTTGCTGTCGCTTTTGCGGAGGCATACGGTATCGAGATCGATGTTCTTCATGTCGTTCGCTCGGACCAGATCGATCATCCGGATCGACTTCATGAGATCCAGCAACGCTTCTACAGTGCATTGGATGCGACTGTACCGCTTCATGCAAAGGAATTCTGTGATCCGCGATCATTCGTGGAGGTTGGAGAGGCACAGGATAGAATTTTGAAGCATATTGATGAGAGAAAAATTGATTTATTGGTGCTAGGTCTCAAACGAAACTCGCATTTTGGAATGGAGAATAGAACTAAAGGTGCATTCCCAATCATTGCCATGGCATCATGTGCGGTATTGACAATCGCCGATGGATCAATCTAG
- a CDS encoding LysR family transcriptional regulator has translation MIENFKLHVFRVVADSLNFSKAAEELHLTQPAITSQVRTLEEGLGIALFDRIGRNAKLTPAGATLLHYVRQIEILTNEAVAALAPFGIKEGSELNIGASHTIGNYLLPKILPKMLGEWPKLRIHVSTGSSSDVLNALINHEVSVGLIEAPAHRPDLKIERFFEDELCLILPLNHRWAKKSILRAAEIIQEPILLREAGSGMRRFVEEYLERNGVLRQQLHTTIDLNSTEAIISSVEAGLGIGFAPRMALEKSLRAGAVKVIALENGPISRELSIVLLGGPVNGGPLTELLNLLRSLSRISMPKPKRVGNAKEFRK, from the coding sequence TTGATTGAAAATTTCAAATTACATGTGTTCCGGGTTGTAGCCGACTCACTCAATTTCAGTAAGGCTGCCGAGGAACTTCACCTAACTCAGCCAGCCATTACGTCACAAGTGCGGACCTTGGAGGAAGGGCTAGGGATTGCACTCTTTGATCGTATCGGGCGTAACGCCAAACTTACTCCAGCCGGGGCAACACTTTTACATTATGTTCGACAAATCGAGATATTAACTAATGAAGCTGTTGCCGCTCTTGCGCCTTTTGGAATTAAAGAAGGATCCGAACTGAATATTGGCGCTTCTCATACAATCGGAAATTATTTATTGCCTAAGATCCTCCCCAAAATGCTTGGAGAGTGGCCAAAACTGAGGATTCATGTGTCAACTGGTAGCAGCAGTGACGTCCTCAATGCACTCATTAACCATGAAGTTTCGGTTGGTCTCATAGAGGCTCCCGCACACCGGCCTGATCTAAAAATCGAGCGATTTTTTGAGGATGAGTTATGCCTCATTCTACCGCTGAACCATCGATGGGCCAAAAAATCGATTTTGCGTGCCGCTGAGATTATTCAGGAACCGATCTTGTTGCGAGAGGCTGGATCGGGAATGCGACGATTTGTAGAAGAATATCTCGAACGAAATGGGGTATTGCGTCAGCAGCTTCATACAACCATCGATTTGAATTCAACCGAAGCGATCATTTCTTCAGTTGAGGCTGGATTGGGCATCGGATTTGCTCCCAGAATGGCGCTTGAAAAATCTTTAAGAGCTGGAGCAGTCAAAGTGATTGCTTTGGAAAACGGCCCGATCTCCCGGGAACTGAGCATTGTTTTACTGGGTGGTCCAGTAAATGGAGGCCCCCTAACAGAATTGCTTAATCTATTGCGCTCACTTTCGCGGATTTCAATGCCGAAACCAAAGAGAGTTGGGAATGCCAAAGAGTTCCGTAAATAA